The following proteins are encoded in a genomic region of Alnus glutinosa chromosome 8, dhAlnGlut1.1, whole genome shotgun sequence:
- the LOC133875776 gene encoding photosynthetic NDH subunit of subcomplex B 4, chloroplastic: MAEAVMGFTIIKPQIHSSLQTTKLVTNPCSRLLRQYSSSGLFNGWLQLEGGKRRRSSLCKASALPDWPLMAVLVQHMEGQKDLVTYKSVVHLSDQAIKNVYVFYIFFTCWGCMFFGSMKDPYYDSEQYRKDGGDGTGNWIYEKQEDIEERARAELWREELIEEIEQKVGGLRELEEAGKQEELVK, encoded by the exons ATGGCTGAAGCTGTCATGGGCTTCACCATTATCAAACCTCAAATTCACAGCTCTCTTCAAACTACAAAATTGGTCACAAACCCATGTTCAAGATTG CTTAGACAGTATTCAAGTTCTGGACTTTTCAATGGGTGGCTGCAG CTTGAAGGGGGGAAGAGGAGAAGATCCTCTCTGTGTAAAGCATCTGCTCTCCCTGATTGGCCTCTGATGGCAGTTCTTGTTCAGCATATGGAAGGCCAGAAAGATCTTGTAACCTACAAATCTGTTGTGCATCTCAGTGATCAAGCCATAAAGAACGTCT ATGttttttatatctttttcaCTTGTTGGGGATGCATGTTCTTTGGCTCCATGAAG GATCCTTACTACGATTCAGAGCAGTATAGAAAAGATGGAGGAGATGGCACCGGAAATTGGATATATGAGAAG CAAGAGGACATTGAAGAAAGGGCAAGAGCTGAGTTATGGCGTGAGGAGCTGATCGAGGAGATAGAGCAGAAGGTTGGAGGGCTGCGTGAGTTGGAGGAAGCTGGCAAGCAAGAGGAGCTTGTCAAGTGA